Proteins from one Desulfonema limicola genomic window:
- the dsrM gene encoding sulfate reduction electron transfer complex DsrMKJOP subunit DsrM translates to MNVKYMFSLMAVILLFLLAYAGVEVAGLQVVFGIVIPYAAFAVFLVGFANRVMCWAYSPVPFRIPTTCGQQTSLPWIKQAKLDCPSTTGGVIVRMILEITVFRSLFRNLKLKMHEGGKLAYSLELFLWLGALAFHYSFLVVCVRHLRFFTEPVPFFVKILEKLDGFFQFGLPIVYLSGIVLLAAVIYLCLRRMLMPQVNYISLASDFFPLFLIMGIAVTGIMMRYFTKVDVVGIKEFTMGLVTFRPAVPAGVGGLFYVHLFFVCTLLAYFPFSKLMHMGGVFMSPTRNLPCDTRAKRHVNPWNYPVPVHTYEEYEEDFREHMIEAGLPVEEKE, encoded by the coding sequence ATGAATGTAAAGTACATGTTTTCCCTCATGGCAGTTATTCTGCTCTTTTTGCTTGCATATGCAGGTGTTGAAGTAGCAGGGCTACAGGTTGTTTTTGGTATTGTTATCCCATATGCTGCATTTGCTGTATTTCTCGTGGGATTTGCAAACCGGGTTATGTGTTGGGCCTATTCACCGGTTCCATTCCGTATCCCTACAACCTGCGGTCAACAAACATCCCTTCCATGGATTAAACAGGCAAAACTTGACTGTCCCAGTACAACTGGCGGAGTTATTGTTAGAATGATCCTGGAAATAACAGTTTTCCGCTCTTTATTCAGGAATTTAAAACTGAAAATGCACGAAGGCGGAAAACTTGCTTACAGCCTGGAGTTGTTTCTGTGGCTGGGGGCACTGGCATTTCACTATTCGTTTCTGGTAGTGTGTGTAAGGCATCTCAGATTTTTTACAGAGCCGGTACCGTTTTTTGTAAAAATACTGGAAAAACTTGACGGCTTTTTCCAGTTCGGACTGCCCATTGTTTATTTGTCCGGTATTGTACTCCTGGCGGCTGTAATCTATCTGTGTCTTAGAAGAATGCTTATGCCCCAGGTTAATTACATTTCCCTTGCTTCGGACTTTTTTCCTCTTTTCCTCATAATGGGTATAGCTGTAACAGGAATAATGATGCGCTATTTTACCAAAGTAGATGTGGTTGGGATTAAAGAGTTTACCATGGGTCTGGTTACATTTCGTCCTGCTGTTCCTGCAGGGGTTGGAGGCCTTTTTTATGTACATCTTTTCTTTGTATGTACTCTTCTGGCCTATTTCCCTTTCAGCAAACTTATGCACATGGGCGGAGTGTTTATGAGTCCTACTCGAAACCTCCCCTGCGATACCCGTGCAAAACGCCATGTAAATCCATGGAACTACCCTGTCCCAGTCCATACCTATGAAGAATATGAGGAAGATTTTAGAGAGCATATGATCGAGGCTGGCCTCCCAGTGGAAGAAAAGGAGTAA
- the dsrK gene encoding sulfate reduction electron transfer complex DsrMKJOP subunit DsrK — protein MSDLPKSDEILSGLEYEKKPAAGWMDTPVEIKKGMYCYASNVKSVEYLGLPNARTWNPLDDDWLLPENWQEILHKGFKERLERFRSFKVFMDICVRCGACADKCHFFIGTGDPKNMPVLRAELLRSVYRNDFTTAGKIFGRIAGARPMTLAVLKEWWYYLFQCSECRRCSVFCPYGIDTAEITIMGRELLNLLGLNIDWIATPVANCYRTGNHLGIQPHAFKDMLDFFVEDIEEITGINVEPSYNKKGADILFITPSGDVFADPGTYTCMGYLILFKYLKDKYGLDVTWSTYASEGGNFGFFTSHETMKRLNAKMYAEAKRLGVKWILGGECGHMWRVISQYMDTLNGPADFLEEPVSPITGTKFENAKSTKMVHISEFTADLIKHGKLELDPSRNDNFKVTFHDSCNPARGMGMLDEPRYVIKKTCNNFFEMPANTIRENTFCCGSGSGLNAGEDMELRMCGGLPRANAVKHVHEKFGVNMLACVCAIDRAALPDLMNYWVPGVDVTGITELVGNALILPGEKERETDLRGEPLPGMEEDDA, from the coding sequence ATGTCGGACCTTCCAAAATCAGATGAAATATTATCAGGTTTAGAATACGAGAAAAAGCCCGCAGCCGGATGGATGGATACACCGGTTGAAATCAAAAAAGGGATGTACTGCTACGCTTCAAATGTGAAAAGCGTTGAGTATTTAGGGCTTCCCAATGCCAGAACCTGGAATCCCCTTGATGATGACTGGCTTCTGCCGGAAAACTGGCAGGAAATTCTCCATAAGGGTTTTAAAGAACGCCTGGAAAGATTCAGATCTTTTAAGGTTTTTATGGACATTTGTGTACGCTGCGGCGCATGTGCTGATAAATGCCATTTTTTTATCGGAACAGGTGATCCCAAAAACATGCCGGTATTGAGAGCAGAACTGCTGCGTTCGGTTTACCGGAATGATTTCACCACAGCAGGAAAAATCTTTGGCAGGATTGCAGGGGCAAGACCCATGACCCTTGCTGTACTCAAGGAATGGTGGTATTATTTGTTTCAGTGTTCAGAATGCCGCAGGTGTTCAGTATTCTGCCCTTACGGTATTGATACAGCAGAAATAACCATCATGGGCAGGGAACTGCTCAATCTTCTGGGTCTTAATATTGACTGGATAGCAACACCGGTTGCCAACTGCTATCGAACTGGTAACCATTTAGGTATCCAGCCCCATGCTTTCAAGGATATGCTTGACTTTTTTGTTGAAGATATTGAAGAAATTACAGGAATTAATGTAGAACCAAGCTATAATAAAAAAGGAGCGGACATACTGTTTATCACTCCCTCAGGTGATGTATTTGCCGATCCTGGAACCTATACCTGTATGGGCTATCTTATACTCTTTAAATATCTGAAAGATAAATACGGGCTTGATGTAACATGGAGTACATACGCTTCTGAAGGCGGCAACTTTGGATTCTTTACCTCCCATGAAACCATGAAGCGGCTTAATGCCAAGATGTATGCAGAAGCAAAACGGCTTGGTGTTAAATGGATACTTGGCGGTGAATGCGGTCATATGTGGCGTGTTATCAGCCAGTATATGGACACATTAAACGGTCCTGCTGATTTTCTTGAGGAGCCGGTATCTCCAATTACCGGTACTAAATTTGAGAACGCCAAATCAACAAAAATGGTTCATATCTCAGAATTTACTGCTGATCTTATCAAACACGGCAAACTGGAACTTGATCCCAGCCGCAATGATAATTTCAAGGTAACATTTCATGACTCATGCAACCCTGCAAGAGGTATGGGAATGCTTGATGAACCAAGATATGTAATTAAAAAAACATGCAATAATTTCTTTGAAATGCCTGCAAATACAATCAGGGAAAATACCTTCTGCTGCGGCAGCGGTTCGGGCCTGAATGCAGGTGAAGATATGGAACTCAGGATGTGCGGCGGACTTCCCAGAGCCAATGCAGTAAAGCATGTTCATGAAAAATTCGGGGTAAATATGCTGGCCTGCGTGTGTGCCATAGACAGGGCAGCCCTTCCTGATCTGATGAACTACTGGGTTCCAGGTGTTGATGTTACTGGTATAACCGAACTGGTAGGCAATGCACTGATTCTGCCTGGAGAAAAAGAACGAGAAACAGATCTGCGCGGAGAACCGCTGCCTGGAATGGAGGAGGATGATGCCTGA
- the dsrJ gene encoding sulfate reduction electron transfer complex DsrMKJOP subunit DsrJ: protein MPEYKRMYNKDKVITGLIIFLAVMTFPFWYNHGKAAPAPKIELTKEAKAAKQCVRDKDYMKTEHMQLLDEWRDVVVREGKRMYVNTEGKEFNMSLSNSCLECHSNKAEFCDRCHDYASADPYCWDCHIDNPKEKK, encoded by the coding sequence ATGCCTGAATATAAAAGAATGTACAATAAAGACAAGGTAATCACCGGCCTGATTATTTTTCTGGCCGTGATGACTTTTCCCTTCTGGTATAATCATGGAAAGGCTGCACCTGCGCCCAAGATTGAACTTACAAAAGAGGCAAAGGCCGCAAAACAATGTGTCCGGGATAAAGATTATATGAAAACCGAGCATATGCAGCTTCTGGATGAATGGAGAGATGTTGTGGTTCGTGAAGGAAAGAGAATGTATGTTAATACAGAAGGTAAAGAATTTAACATGAGTCTTTCCAACTCCTGTCTGGAATGTCATTCCAACAAGGCTGAATTCTGTGACAGATGCCACGATTATGCATCAGCAGACCCTTATTGCTGGGACTGCCATATTGATAACCCGAAGGAGAAAAAGTGA
- the dsrO gene encoding sulfate reduction electron transfer complex DsrMKJOP subunit DsrO encodes MENSRRHFLKIAGISALGVGTKPVLDAFASSGGGHEKQVQLKAGEKALKAKNWGMVIDTRKLKTKEDVEPLIEICHSIHNVPKLENQRHEIKWIWETEYKHAFTGNENKYLDESTEHTPFLVMCNHCENPPCCRACPTEATFQREDGIVLMDFHRCIGCRFCMAACPYGSRSFNFLDPRGFIKEQNKKFPTRMKGVVEKCNFCAERLAEGLMPACVEASKGAIAFGDLDDPNSDVRKLLKENYTIRRKQNLGTEPSVYYIV; translated from the coding sequence ATGGAAAACAGCAGAAGACATTTTTTGAAAATCGCTGGAATTTCAGCACTCGGTGTCGGGACCAAACCGGTTCTGGATGCTTTTGCGTCATCCGGCGGGGGACATGAAAAACAAGTACAGTTAAAGGCTGGTGAAAAGGCTCTGAAAGCCAAAAACTGGGGAATGGTTATTGATACCCGGAAACTGAAAACAAAAGAAGATGTTGAGCCTCTTATTGAAATATGCCACTCAATCCATAATGTTCCAAAACTTGAAAACCAGAGACATGAAATAAAATGGATATGGGAAACTGAATATAAACATGCTTTTACAGGCAATGAGAATAAGTATCTGGATGAAAGTACAGAACATACTCCTTTCCTGGTTATGTGCAACCACTGCGAAAATCCGCCATGCTGCCGTGCATGTCCTACTGAAGCCACATTCCAGCGGGAAGACGGTATTGTGCTTATGGACTTTCACCGCTGTATTGGCTGCCGGTTCTGCATGGCTGCATGTCCTTATGGATCAAGAAGCTTTAATTTCCTGGATCCCCGTGGTTTTATAAAGGAGCAGAATAAAAAGTTTCCCACAAGAATGAAAGGCGTAGTGGAAAAGTGTAATTTCTGTGCAGAGCGTCTGGCTGAAGGCCTGATGCCTGCATGTGTTGAAGCTTCCAAGGGTGCCATAGCATTTGGTGATCTTGATGATCCCAATTCAGATGTCAGGAAGCTTTTAAAAGAAAATTACACCATTCGGCGTAAACAGAATCTGGGAACAGAACCCTCGGTTTACTACATAGTGTGA
- the dsrP gene encoding sulfate reduction electron transfer complex DsrMKJOP subunit DsrP produces the protein MLELAVKGSKRYYGLLAVLAGIAGAGVMVWLWQLQAGLGITGMSRDVSWGFYIAQFTFLVGVAAGGVMVVTPYYLHDYKAFGRITILGEFLAIAAITMCLLFITVDLGQPMRMLNVIFYASPHSMLFWDMIVLNGYLFLNIIIGWNVLEAERNNTHYPKWLKPLIYLSIPWAVGIHTVTAYLYCGLPGRGFWLTAILAPRFLASAFAAGPSLLILLCLIVRRFTNFDPGREQIQTLAKIVTYAIILNVFFFLCEVFVAFYSNIPEHMDHIKYLFAGLHGHNSLVPFMWTSMILMGVAILLLLPPKLRQNEGMLAVACAMIFVGTWIDKGLGMISGGFVPNPLHEIHEYAPTIPELIITIGVWAAGFLVLTILYKIVVSVKEEVRA, from the coding sequence ATGCTTGAATTAGCAGTTAAAGGAAGTAAAAGATATTACGGATTATTGGCAGTCCTGGCAGGTATAGCTGGTGCAGGTGTTATGGTCTGGCTGTGGCAGCTCCAGGCAGGCCTGGGTATTACCGGTATGAGCCGGGATGTATCCTGGGGATTTTATATTGCCCAGTTTACCTTTCTCGTAGGTGTGGCAGCCGGAGGAGTCATGGTTGTTACCCCTTATTATCTCCATGATTACAAAGCATTCGGCAGAATCACCATTTTAGGTGAATTTCTGGCAATTGCTGCAATTACCATGTGTCTTTTGTTTATCACAGTTGATCTTGGGCAGCCCATGAGAATGCTTAATGTTATTTTCTACGCATCACCTCACTCAATGCTGTTTTGGGACATGATTGTTCTTAATGGTTATCTGTTCTTAAACATTATCATTGGATGGAATGTGCTGGAAGCTGAAAGAAACAATACACATTATCCAAAATGGCTCAAACCCCTTATTTATTTGTCCATTCCCTGGGCTGTGGGTATTCATACAGTAACAGCGTATCTGTACTGCGGTCTGCCTGGAAGGGGATTCTGGCTGACAGCTATCCTGGCTCCCCGTTTTCTGGCTTCAGCTTTTGCAGCAGGCCCCTCTCTTTTGATTCTTTTATGCCTGATTGTAAGAAGATTCACTAATTTTGATCCAGGCAGGGAACAGATTCAAACCCTGGCAAAGATTGTAACCTATGCTATTATCTTAAATGTATTCTTCTTTTTATGTGAGGTTTTTGTTGCCTTTTACAGCAATATACCAGAACACATGGATCACATAAAATACCTTTTTGCAGGGCTTCACGGCCATAATTCCCTGGTTCCCTTTATGTGGACATCAATGATTCTTATGGGTGTTGCCATTCTCCTGCTTCTGCCTCCCAAGCTTCGTCAAAACGAAGGAATGCTGGCAGTTGCATGTGCAATGATATTTGTCGGAACCTGGATTGACAAAGGGCTTGGCATGATCTCAGGCGGTTTTGTTCCCAACCCCCTTCACGAGATTCATGAATATGCACCTACGATCCCGGAACTTATAATCACAATCGGCGTATGGGCAGCAGGTTTTCTGGTACTGACCATTCTTTATAAGATTGTTGTGAGTGTTAAGGAAGAAGTTCGGGCTTAA
- a CDS encoding valine--tRNA ligase has protein sequence MSSNLLDKGYEPHEVEKRWYDFWEKQGLFAAKDESSQKSYSIVIPPPNVTGVLHMGHALNNVMQDILCRYRRMRGDNVLWMPGTDHAGIATQNVVERQLANEGTDRHQVGREKFIERVWEWRKEYGGAIINQLKRLGASCDWERERFTMDEGLSKAVRRVFVQLYEEKLIYQGNYIINWCPRCHTALADLEVEHEELDSYLYYIKYPFPDGSGGITVATTRPETMLGDTALAVNPDDERYLNIGFDEVILPLVNKKIPIIRDTYVDAGFGTGGLKVTPAHDPNDFELGKRHNLPAVKAIGDDGRMTEEAGRYQGLDRTECRKAVLKDLEDQELLVKIEPLKHSVGHCYRCHTIIEPNLSKQWFVKAKPLAEKAMEAVKTGKTKIIPEIWENTYYDWLENIRDWCISRQIWWGHQIPAWTCEDCQEIIVAAETPAACTKCSSTNLVQETDVLDTWFSSALWPFSTMGWPEQTPLLKTFYPTSTLVTGFDILFFWVARMMMMGIHFMGDVPFKDVYVHALVRDEHGKKMSKSTGNVIDPLTIIETYGTDAFRFTLAAFAAQGRDVKMSEKRVEGYRHFINKLWNAARFSLMHLDKAYIKIPEKKLSLQDQWILSRLGQVIARVEEALDTYRFNEAAGAVYQFVWHEFCDWYLEAAKPALYGKSGDDAAGSSKAVLWRVLRETLILLHPFTPFVSEEIWHKLPGTQGSIMQASFPSDNPDNKAIIVSPESESQMETIISVITGIRNIRGEMNIQPSLALDARVQTADENICEIIKSQQDMIIDLARLKSFTAEDPGERPKSAATAIIENAVIFVSLEGIIDFAQEAKRLEKEITKLEKELTGVSKKLNNEDFLAKAPDDVVEKVREKHAVLSEKHHKLQVNLEKIMELDKS, from the coding sequence ATGAGCAGCAATTTACTTGATAAAGGTTATGAACCCCATGAGGTTGAAAAACGCTGGTATGATTTCTGGGAAAAACAAGGACTGTTTGCAGCAAAGGATGAGAGCAGTCAAAAAAGCTATTCCATTGTAATTCCTCCGCCTAATGTTACAGGTGTTTTACATATGGGTCATGCTTTAAACAATGTAATGCAGGATATACTCTGCCGTTACAGAAGAATGCGCGGGGATAATGTCTTATGGATGCCTGGAACCGACCATGCAGGAATTGCAACTCAGAATGTTGTGGAAAGACAGCTTGCCAATGAAGGAACAGACCGGCACCAGGTTGGCCGGGAGAAATTTATCGAAAGAGTATGGGAATGGAGGAAAGAATACGGCGGAGCCATAATTAATCAGCTCAAACGCCTGGGTGCTTCATGCGACTGGGAACGTGAACGTTTTACAATGGATGAAGGATTGTCAAAAGCAGTCCGCAGGGTATTTGTTCAGCTTTATGAAGAAAAGCTGATTTATCAGGGAAATTATATTATAAACTGGTGTCCCAGATGTCATACTGCACTTGCTGACCTTGAGGTTGAACATGAAGAACTGGACTCCTATCTTTATTATATAAAATATCCTTTTCCAGACGGTTCAGGCGGTATAACTGTTGCAACAACCCGGCCTGAAACCATGCTGGGCGATACAGCTTTGGCAGTTAATCCTGATGATGAAAGATATTTAAACATAGGGTTTGACGAGGTAATTCTTCCTCTGGTTAATAAGAAAATACCAATTATCCGAGATACCTATGTTGATGCAGGTTTTGGAACCGGCGGATTAAAAGTAACTCCTGCTCATGATCCCAATGATTTTGAACTTGGAAAACGCCATAATCTCCCGGCTGTCAAAGCTATTGGAGATGACGGCAGAATGACAGAAGAAGCAGGCAGATATCAAGGTCTTGACCGGACAGAATGCCGGAAAGCTGTGTTAAAAGACCTGGAAGATCAAGAACTTCTTGTCAAGATAGAACCCTTAAAGCACAGTGTAGGCCATTGCTACCGCTGTCATACAATTATTGAGCCAAATCTTTCAAAACAATGGTTTGTAAAAGCAAAACCCCTGGCAGAAAAGGCCATGGAAGCTGTAAAAACCGGAAAAACTAAAATTATCCCGGAAATCTGGGAAAACACTTATTATGACTGGCTTGAAAATATCAGGGACTGGTGTATTTCCCGCCAGATATGGTGGGGGCATCAAATACCTGCCTGGACATGTGAAGACTGCCAGGAGATTATAGTAGCAGCCGAAACACCTGCAGCCTGTACCAAATGCAGCAGTACAAACCTGGTCCAGGAAACTGATGTTCTAGATACCTGGTTCAGTTCCGCTCTCTGGCCCTTTTCCACAATGGGATGGCCTGAACAAACACCTCTTTTAAAAACCTTTTATCCTACTTCTACACTGGTTACAGGTTTTGACATCCTTTTTTTCTGGGTAGCCAGGATGATGATGATGGGCATTCATTTTATGGGTGATGTGCCTTTTAAGGATGTATATGTTCATGCTCTGGTAAGGGATGAGCATGGCAAGAAGATGAGCAAATCCACGGGAAATGTTATTGATCCCCTGACTATTATTGAAACTTACGGAACAGATGCATTCCGCTTTACCCTGGCAGCTTTTGCAGCCCAGGGCAGAGATGTTAAAATGTCTGAAAAACGGGTTGAAGGATACCGGCATTTTATTAACAAGCTCTGGAATGCAGCCAGGTTTTCCCTTATGCACCTTGATAAAGCATATATAAAAATCCCTGAAAAAAAGCTTTCCCTGCAAGACCAGTGGATACTTTCCAGGCTTGGTCAGGTTATTGCCAGGGTTGAAGAAGCATTGGATACCTATCGCTTTAATGAAGCTGCCGGAGCCGTATATCAATTTGTATGGCATGAATTTTGTGACTGGTATCTTGAAGCAGCAAAACCAGCTCTTTACGGTAAATCAGGAGATGATGCTGCTGGTTCCAGCAAAGCTGTTCTCTGGCGCGTACTCAGGGAAACCCTGATTTTACTGCATCCTTTTACTCCTTTTGTATCAGAAGAAATCTGGCATAAACTTCCAGGAACTCAGGGTTCCATAATGCAGGCATCTTTTCCATCTGATAATCCTGATAATAAAGCAATTATTGTTTCACCTGAATCAGAATCACAGATGGAAACTATAATTTCAGTTATAACAGGTATCCGCAATATAAGGGGAGAAATGAATATTCAGCCTTCATTAGCCCTTGATGCAAGGGTGCAGACTGCTGATGAAAATATCTGTGAAATAATTAAATCCCAACAGGATATGATTATTGACCTGGCACGCCTTAAATCATTTACAGCAGAGGATCCTGGAGAACGTCCAAAATCAGCAGCAACAGCTATTATAGAAAATGCTGTTATTTTTGTATCCCTGGAAGGTATTATTGATTTTGCCCAGGAAGCAAAACGTCTTGAAAAAGAAATCACCAAGCTTGAAAAAGAGCTGACAGGGGTTTCCAAAAAGCTCAATAATGAGGATTTTCTTGCAAAAGCTCCTGACGATGTTGTTGAAAAGGTCAGGGAAAAGCACGCTGTTCTTTCTGAAAAACATCATAAACTCCAGGTAAACCTGGAAAAGATAATGGAGCTTGATAAAAGCTAG
- a CDS encoding DNA cytosine methyltransferase, translating into MKAIDLFSGIGGLSLGFQNAGFKIISAFDNWQAAVDIYKANFEHDVLQTDLSRISNYQPIKNLKPDVIIGGPPCQDFSCAGKRNEKLGRADLTITFANIVSNVKPILFVMENVERITKSYTLQKAIKIFKKAGYGITSKVLNASLCGVPQIRKRFFLIGFLNGEDNILDYYLTKNLSKKPMSVYDYLGDNLGIEYYYRHPWSYARRAIFSIHEPSPTIRGVNRPIPKTYKTHSGDATDIIKNVRPLTTIERSYIQTFPKSFKLNGTKTDLEQMIGNAVPVKLAEYVAKAILKYYSDYKSDEIKNKSYQLQLKFN; encoded by the coding sequence ATGAAGGCAATAGATTTATTTTCAGGTATCGGAGGTTTATCGTTAGGTTTTCAAAATGCTGGTTTTAAAATAATATCTGCATTTGATAATTGGCAAGCCGCTGTTGACATATATAAAGCTAATTTCGAACATGATGTTTTGCAGACTGATCTTTCAAGAATCTCGAATTATCAACCCATTAAAAATTTAAAACCTGACGTAATCATCGGAGGCCCGCCTTGTCAGGATTTTTCATGTGCAGGAAAAAGGAATGAAAAACTAGGCAGAGCAGATTTAACAATTACATTTGCAAATATTGTTTCAAATGTAAAACCAATATTATTTGTTATGGAAAATGTTGAAAGAATAACAAAGAGTTATACTTTGCAAAAAGCAATAAAAATATTCAAAAAAGCTGGTTACGGTATAACATCAAAGGTTTTAAATGCAAGTTTATGTGGTGTTCCTCAAATAAGAAAAAGATTTTTTTTAATTGGTTTCCTAAATGGTGAAGATAATATTTTAGATTATTATTTAACGAAAAATTTATCAAAAAAGCCAATGTCAGTTTATGATTATTTGGGTGATAATCTTGGTATTGAATATTATTACAGGCATCCTTGGAGTTATGCTAGAAGAGCCATCTTTAGTATACATGAACCCAGTCCAACTATTAGAGGAGTAAATCGACCTATACCTAAAACTTATAAAACTCACTCTGGGGATGCAACTGATATAATAAAAAATGTTAGACCTTTAACTACAATTGAACGCAGTTATATTCAAACATTTCCAAAAAGTTTTAAATTAAATGGAACTAAAACAGATTTGGAGCAAATGATTGGAAATGCAGTTCCAGTTAAGCTTGCTGAATATGTTGCAAAAGCAATATTAAAATATTATTCAGATTATAAAAGTGACGAAATAAAAAATAAATCGTATCAGCTTCAACTTAAGTTTAATTAA
- a CDS encoding DUF488 family protein has protein sequence MNKLYTIGHSTHTFDLFINILKNNQIDVVVDVRSIPYSQFADQYNKDNLKLFLKKNGIYYISMGNLLGARYEDKSLLTDDGKVDFEKVVETKLFQEGICRVTDGIRKGYNITLMCSEKNPLECHRFSLISRFLDEQGFDINHILPDKIIEHKILYDKLFNYFRLKSKISLEIEKILNLNAIQEFLFNDISKKDMYLALNKLVAYSPYT, from the coding sequence ATGAACAAATTATATACAATAGGTCATTCAACCCATACTTTTGATTTATTTATTAATATTTTAAAAAATAATCAGATAGATGTTGTTGTTGATGTTCGAAGTATTCCTTACAGCCAATTTGCTGATCAATATAATAAAGATAATTTAAAATTATTTTTAAAAAAAAATGGTATTTATTATATATCGATGGGAAACTTGCTTGGAGCAAGGTATGAAGATAAATCCTTATTGACTGACGATGGTAAAGTTGATTTTGAAAAAGTCGTAGAAACAAAGCTTTTTCAGGAAGGTATTTGCAGAGTAACTGATGGAATTCGTAAAGGATATAACATTACCTTAATGTGTTCTGAAAAAAATCCTTTAGAATGTCATCGCTTTTCCTTAATCTCACGATTTCTTGATGAACAGGGTTTTGATATTAATCATATATTACCAGATAAAATTATAGAACACAAAATACTTTATGATAAATTATTTAACTATTTCAGACTTAAAAGTAAAATTTCTTTAGAAATAGAAAAGATTCTTAATCTTAACGCCATTCAGGAATTTTTATTTAATGATATTTCTAAAAAAGATATGTACTTAGCTTTGAATAAACTGGTTGCATACAGTCCTTATACATAA
- a CDS encoding DUF488 family protein yields MILNTIGFSGKSAEEFFKILNQNSICRLIDIRLNNKSQLAGFTNIKHLPYFLKIHNITYDYKPEYAPAKDLLDGYKKKTIKWKEYETIYKEMLIKRNILVNIEWNIFENAVLLCSEPTSEKCHRRLLAEYLMKENKTLTVRHL; encoded by the coding sequence ATGATTTTGAACACAATAGGTTTTTCTGGTAAAAGTGCTGAAGAATTTTTCAAAATTCTTAATCAAAACAGTATATGCAGGTTAATAGATATCAGACTTAATAATAAATCCCAATTAGCAGGTTTTACAAATATTAAGCATCTGCCATATTTTTTAAAAATTCATAATATAACATATGATTATAAACCTGAGTATGCACCTGCAAAGGACTTGCTTGATGGGTATAAAAAGAAAACAATTAAATGGAAAGAATATGAAACAATTTATAAAGAAATGTTAATCAAAAGAAATATTTTGGTGAATATTGAATGGAATATATTTGAAAATGCAGTTTTGTTATGTAGCGAGCCTACATCTGAAAAATGTCACAGGCGTCTTTTAGCGGAATATTTAATGAAAGAAAATAAAACATTAACCGTGAGGCACCTTTGA
- a CDS encoding dual OB domain-containing protein has protein sequence MKKTILVLANSVKYGQHCVAGKDIITKNWIRPVSNINGGALTREQILCKNPYAYEKFQIKVIQEIEIEFLQKAPLINQPENFVITDKIWIQQYSYSLSRNELDSYLDYPDILWSNLSSSGRGENDRVNYEQILRKDIIIVQSLYFIKVYNATLIIAASFGDNEKKRVRLSFYHKNIHYNLAVTDPAVWGAFINRGTGQYPFNGEIYLCISLGQPFNDGFCYKLVATIL, from the coding sequence ATGAAAAAAACTATTCTTGTTTTGGCAAATTCTGTAAAGTATGGTCAGCATTGTGTTGCTGGTAAAGACATTATTACCAAAAATTGGATCCGTCCTGTTAGTAATATAAACGGTGGAGCATTGACACGTGAGCAGATTCTTTGCAAAAATCCATACGCATATGAAAAGTTTCAGATTAAAGTTATACAGGAAATTGAAATAGAGTTTTTACAAAAAGCCCCTTTAATAAACCAGCCTGAAAATTTTGTCATTACAGATAAAATTTGGATACAACAATATAGTTATAGCCTGAGCAGAAATGAACTTGATTCTTATTTGGATTATCCTGATATTCTTTGGTCTAATTTGAGCAGCAGTGGTCGAGGAGAAAATGATCGGGTTAATTATGAGCAAATATTAAGAAAAGATATTATAATTGTACAATCTTTATATTTTATTAAAGTATATAATGCGACCCTGATTATTGCTGCAAGTTTTGGAGATAATGAAAAGAAAAGAGTTCGTCTCAGTTTTTATCATAAAAATATACACTACAATTTGGCGGTAACAGACCCTGCTGTTTGGGGAGCATTTATAAACAGAGGAACTGGTCAATATCCATTTAATGGAGAAATATATTTATGCATCAGTCTTGGACAACCGTTTAATGACGGATTTTGCTATAAATTGGTAGCAACAATCTTATGA